The sequence ACTGGTATTCCATCTGCTCCGGGGTCAGCTTGGAGATAGGGGGCAGCACGCCGAAGGCGTCGGCGGTCAGGAATACCACGTTCTTGGGGTGGCCGGCAATCGAGCCAGGCTGAATGTTGTCAATCTGCTCGATGGGGTAGGCGCTGCGGGTGTTCTCGGTGAGAGAACCGTCGTCGAGGTCGGGGATGCGGTTCTCGTCCAGCACCACGTTCTCCAGCACGGTGCCGTAGGTGTGGGTGGTGCGGTAGATGGCCGGCTCGGCTTCGGCATTCAGGTTGATGACCTTGGCGTAGCAGCCGCCCTCGAAGTTAAACACGCCGCTGTCGGTCCAGCCGTGCTCGTCGTCGCCAATCAGCCGGCGGCTGGGGTCGGCGCTCAGGGTGGTCTTGCCGGTGCCGCTCAGGCCGAAGAACAGCGCCACGTCGCCGCCCTCGCCCACGTTGGCCGAGCAGTGCATCGGCATCACGCCGCGTTCGGGCAGCAGGAAGTTCAGCACGCCGAAGATGCCCTTTTTGTTCTCGCCGGCATACTGGGTGCCGCCCGCGATAATCATCTTCTCCTTGAAGTTCACCAGGATAAACGTGTCGGTGCGGGTGCCGTCCACTTCGGGGTCAGCAGTGAAGCTGGGAATGTTCAGCACGGTCCAGTCGGCTTCGAAGTTCTGGCGCTCCGCGGCACTGGGGCGCACGAACATGTTGTTCACGAACAGCGAGTGGTACGCCATCTCCTGAATGAACCGTACCGAAATGCGCTGCTCGGGGTCGGTGCCGGCGTACAGCTCCTGCACGAACAGTTCCTTGTTCTGGGCGTAGTCCAGCATCTTCGCCAGCAGGCGGTCGAACACTTCCGCACTGATGGGCTGGTTGAAGCCCTGCCACCACACCGTGTCGCGGGTCAGCTCGTCTTCCACGATGAAGCGGTCCTTGGGGCTACGGCCAGCCTTATTGGTACGGACGGCCAGGGGACCACCCTGGGCAATCTGGCCTTCGCCCAGGCGCAGGGCATGTTCGTACAGCTCGGGCACGGTGGGGTTGCGGTGCACCTGCGCGGACTGAAGCAGGCTGCTGATACGGGATGGGGTTGCAGTCATAGTTTCCTCCGGAATGTGTTCAGCAGCTGGGGCCATCAGGAGCCGGCGGGGCTGCGGTAGGCAGTCACCGGCCAGGACCAGTGCTGTCCCTGGGCGCCAGGAGGGTGTTCCTGCGCTAAGGGAAGCCGGCGGGTGATCCTGCGGCCTGCTGCTGAACTGAACGGCTCCTATTGTGCCGCAAGTGTGAGCGGATAACAAATGCCATTTGTCACCCTTGCGGGGCTGCCCTGCCCACGGGGGACGCCCCACAGCACACAAAAAACCCTGCCACAGGGACAGGGTTTTTCACTTGAAAGGCGTCTGGGCTCAGATGTTGGGAGTGCGGGTGGTGTCGGTGCCACCTTTCCTGTCATCGTTCTGCGCAGACGAAGCCTGGGTGCTGCCGTCCGCCGGCTTGTCGATGCTGGCCGGGGCCTGGCTGCCGGTCTTGGGGTTGCCGCTGTCCTTGGAAGCGTCACCGGTGGCGGCCACGCTCTTGTTGCCGGTGGGGGCCGGGTTGGTACTGGGCTTGGGACCTTCGATCCACATTTCACCCACGCTGGCCTTGAAGGACCGGCCCACCCGCTCCACGTGATGACGGGCATCCGGGGAAATCTTCTCCACGCCTTCCAGCACGGCGGTGCGCGCTTCGGGCATGCGGGCCAGGGCCACGGCGCCGGCACCCAGCAGACCCAGCAGCACGGTGCTGCCGCTCAGGCCACCGCCGGAGCGGGCTTGGCGCTCGGCCAGCCGCTTTTGCTTCAGCACGTCCTTTTCGAAGCGGCCGTATTCACGCTCGGCCATCTTCTGCAGCGGAGCCACCTTCTTCTCGATGGCGCGCTCCAGCTTATGTGCCTGCCAGTCGCGCTTGGTGCTGCGCAGCTCACGCTCGGCGTCACGGCGGGCACGGTTCAGGTCGCGCTCCATCTGGCGGCGGCGGTCTTCCAGTTCGTCGCCGCTGCGGTTCAGGAAGCCCAGGAAGGCACCCTGCAGGTCTTCCAGGCCTTCGCTGCTCTGGCGGGCGGTGCGGCGGGCGCTCTTACGCGCCTGCTTGTAGCGGTCTTCGCCCTCGTCTGCCAGGTGCATCAGGCCGCGGCGGGCATCCTTGCGGGCGCTTTGCAGGGTGTCGCCGGCCTGCTCGGCGCGGCTGTGCCACTCCTTCTGGGCCTCGGCGGCCAGGCGGGCTGCCCGCTCGCTGGCGGTTTCCAGCAGGCCCTGGGCGCGGCCCAGCAGCTGGGGAGCGTCGTCCTGCTGCCAGTCGTGCAGCGCCTGCTGGCCTTCGCGGGCCAGGCGGCGGGCGCCGCGTTCGGCCTGCACGGCAGCCACGCTGAGCGCCGGCATCACTTCATCTTCCAGCAGCTCACGGCCGTGGCCGTAGGCGGAGCGGGTGGTGCCCACCACGCGGTCGCGCAGGTTGCGGTCCAGCACCAGGGCAGCCAGGCCGCCCATCAGCATCAGGTTCGACGCGGAAATTCCAGATTTTCTAGCCATCATTCACTCCTTTAACGCTTGTCAGTCTAGACCATCCACCCTGTGAACGCAGTGAATCTCTAAGTTTCTCTCTACAGCTGTGTGCAGGCGTGTGCCGCGCAGCGGCCCGCGTCCCCCGCCTCCCGACGTCTCCCAGCGTCGCCTTCCAATGTGATGGGCAGACTTCCTGGGAGGCGGCCGCTTTGCGTTAAACTGGGCCGGTGAATCGCCGCGCCCAGCAGGCCCCCCTTCTGACCCGCCTTGAAGTGCAGTCGCTGGCGACCATCGAAACGCTGGACCTGGAACTCAGCGGTGGCCTGAGCGTCTTTACCGGCGAAACCGGCGCCGGCAAGAGCATCATCGTGGATGCCCTGGGCCTGCTGCTGGGCGAACGTGCCAAGCCTGACCTGATTCGCCGGGGCGAAGAGCAGCTGCTGGTGACCGGC is a genomic window of Deinococcus proteolyticus MRP containing:
- the pckA gene encoding phosphoenolpyruvate carboxykinase (ATP) — its product is MTATPSRISSLLQSAQVHRNPTVPELYEHALRLGEGQIAQGGPLAVRTNKAGRSPKDRFIVEDELTRDTVWWQGFNQPISAEVFDRLLAKMLDYAQNKELFVQELYAGTDPEQRISVRFIQEMAYHSLFVNNMFVRPSAAERQNFEADWTVLNIPSFTADPEVDGTRTDTFILVNFKEKMIIAGGTQYAGENKKGIFGVLNFLLPERGVMPMHCSANVGEGGDVALFFGLSGTGKTTLSADPSRRLIGDDEHGWTDSGVFNFEGGCYAKVINLNAEAEPAIYRTTHTYGTVLENVVLDENRIPDLDDGSLTENTRSAYPIEQIDNIQPGSIAGHPKNVVFLTADAFGVLPPISKLTPEQMEYQFISGFTAKIPGTEQGVTEPQPTFSTCFGAPFMPRHPGEYAELLARKVKEHGSAVWLVNTGWTGGQYGTGKRMSIRHTRAMINAALDGQLDDVEFETEPFFGLSIPKEVPGVPAEVLNPREAWADKAAYDETAKKLAGMFRENFKRFEEGVRPEVTASMPEHA